A window of Rosa rugosa chromosome 7, drRosRugo1.1, whole genome shotgun sequence genomic DNA:
tgctgtagtttcttcttgttaacacaatcgatactcaatattgcagattgagcagagcgaaatcaccgggaagtattgagatcttgctaaagcgtgactttagcttggctgggttgctagggcgttacccttgcttggctggttctgtaaccgttgtggtcgcggcactaccgtcggctcccgaggagactaggaccgaagcacgttgacagagggtttggtggcactgaaagtcggcttctgagaagactaggactaggagtgtaatcaccggtaagagaaagagaaggagaggagttgctctagagagaacttagatcatcttagagatgttgttgttgtatgtgaatgggtgttttagaatgagaggagaaggtgtttatatagggaagaaaaagaagagtgaaatgatgagtggaagaaaaataatgaaagtagatctaagttcacttgtaaaatatggaaaagatagagaaaagatgaaatgaaagcaaagcatgaaggtgcagcaacatggaagtggtgatgatctattaaagagattgtagaagaaaaatatatccaaggaaaaagagaaaagcatctagctttcttcatgtgggtaggaaacatgaacatgtgaatattgagctggttttaggtcagtttctgcccctttattccttcaattatttctcaaacaagacttcattatatgccttcgacttcttcatatgaaatgttccactatgagtgtagatcatcctgacaaattttcagatttttattccatgtggttgggccgaaaatgctgctggacctcttacaggtccagttttccagttttgcttctgtagaaaattgggctgattgtttgaaggcattgcactcaaaaaaagctcttgtactcttcataagaaatgatccttgggctgtctagaatggatctggaaagtttcagcacatttagatttcatttggttagtctgccacccctccttccttgtctagctcggttttttctagccgaagtaggaaaatatgctaaagttgacttgtcatacttccatagtaggctttatttagcctctaaatatatatttcgagcttgtcgacaatatatagcttgagccactgacattggctcaatttctccaagacgtgccttgtcaggccaaaatgttcattttgggtccaaacagactCCTTTATTCCCAAAAACAGAGAgggcatggacttcttcatatctCCAAAGGATGGATGGCCTAAACGGCAATGCCATAACCACAACTCATTCAACCGATAACTCAATGTTAGGGCAAAAGGGTTTTGCAGACTTGGCAGTGCTTATGTCTGTCCTGCatacatgcaatccaagtgaaacagtttgtccctcaggtctcccttgccaaTTATCACCCGAGTGCACAGATCCTGAAAGAtgacatacataggataaaaggttacatAATATTTATTTTGTGTATTCAACTAAGACACAGATAAGAGATGATGAGACAAAGATGGTACAAAGAGAACATTATGAAGAGTAATGGAAGGTGTAACCTGGACAGACCCAATTCCTAAGACCAGGAAAGACTCACCATTGGCGTTAGAGACATGTGTTATGGATGGGGATGAcaaattaacaaagaaaaactTATCATAGATCATATGATCAGACGCACTTGAATCAATTATCTATGTATTACTATCAATAAAGCCAGAAACATTtaaagcaacaccaattttacctcgatttTCCTGAGCTAGGGAAACACTACCCATAGTTTTATCTTGGCCCTCCACGCCATAGAAATCAAGTTCTTGCACATGCACCAGTTGGATTGCCACCTTGCTTTTCTGACCAATGTTATTCCCTTTGTAACCAGAGTTATTAGAGTTGAGTCTTAGCAACTTGGGGCATTGACTCTTGTAGTGGCCAATAGTTTTACAATAGTTGCAATTCACCAGACTGTTGAATGAAACTGGTCCCCTGTTATAATTCTGACTCGGTTGATACCATTGTTGATGTTTTGAACAATCACGTACAACATCATGAGAGGCGGAAGGAGAGCCCTCGTTTCCTCCATTGAACAGCAAACTAAGGGGCAAATatgccattcttcttcttcaaacagTACCACAAACCACAAACTTTGACACGGTTAAGAAATGAGAGGCTAATGGCAAGGTGTTGCAAACTTTAGGGTTTTAGAGCAAAAGAAACAGAGGACGAAGACAAAGGACAAACTCTTAAAGAGTACAAAGACAAATTTGCAGcggaaacaaacaaacagagtTCAGGCGAatctatgctctgataccaagtcaaacagaacaaaggcAAAGAGGAAATTTGAGAATTTCTGATgtattgatcttctccaaaGACGAAGTACATACAAATTAAGTATACACAATCCTAATAAAAAACTAATTACACCGTGATATTCTTCCTTTTAACTATATAATATTCTCCTTAACTATACAATCTTAATTATATTACAATTCTTCCTACAATTATGAagagtgactcacgccaacaataATAACgccaaaaaaagaaacaaaagaatacTGACTGGTATAACAAGAACAAAGCAAAGCGAAAAGATAAGAAGAGACTGTATCAATAAGAAGGACCAGCTAGAAGGACTCTAATTCAAATAATCAACTTCGCAACTCTTGGTCTCAAAGGTAGTTGCAAAATTCTCATTCGTACTGAAAGGAACCTTCAAGTCACATTCAACTCTGGGCTTGAACTTTCCGGTCTTGATTCGACCGAACTTGAACCGAATCCCCATGTAAAGCTTCATCTCAATTTCGTAAACCCCAGCACTTGTCTGCTTTTGATACTCCGACTGCAAATTGGACCCAACAAGCAACTGCTGTCCATTAAACACGGGGTTCAAAGCGTTGGTGGTTTTGTGTCCTTGGTAAAACGGGGTGAGAGTGATCGTGCTGAACCTCTGGCCCTCATAGTTAGCTCTGGCTTCGATGCGGTCGTAGTAGATGCCGAACTTCTTGTTAGGGTTTCGGATGGTGAGGTTGAGGGCGAGGTTGTAGTGGAGGTTGCTGTCTGAGGAGAAGTTGAACTGGGTGAGGTTGGCGTCAGTGACGTGGAACTTGATACGGTGAGGTTTGACTATGATCCAGAAGACAAAGATGGCGAGGCCCATGAAGACGATGGCGGTGAAGATGAGCTTGAAGACAAGGCCGAAGATACAGCTGCAGCAGCAGCCGAGGGGACCTCCGCCGTGGCCGACGCTTTGGTAGGACTCCCTCTTGGGAGGGAGGGATGGGCCGTAGTAGGCTCCATTCAAGCCTTGTTTCTCCGACATCGAAGCTGAAactgagaaaagagaaaagactTACGGAAAGCTACTGAATGAAATATGAATAGGGTAAAAGAAGAGTGGAATGTGAAGAAGCTGAGGTGAAGTgaggggtgtgtgtgtgtgtgtgtgtgagggTAGAGAGACAGCGGGAAATGATGAATCGGTGGGCTGAGAGGTGTATAATAAGGAAGGAAATACGACACTTCTAAACGTTCACTATACAGATGCTAATCATGCTAAAGGTTGCCATTTGTTTCGTGAGAAGCATAGAAATACCCTTTTACCAAACATTTATTCCCAGAATACCAACCAAGGTAACTAGCTTGCCCGGTAGGTAACGcaaattttgatatttttcacgAGTTCTTTTTCTTAGGGATGTTGAAAATTGTGGGATGAGAGTAATATTATATTAACGTACGTGATATTTTCATTTAACAAACAATTAATCAACATCAAGGCTCTTGGATATCATATGAAAGGAGTCTATCCAACGTTCCGTGCAGTTGTTCCCTTCCTATAACATATGTCTAAAACAACAAATTTAGCTATTTCATTACATAGCAATATAGCATCAGGTACATAAACAAATGAAATATTGGAAGTTTTTTAGGGAATCAAGATTGGGAGAGGATAAGctgtgtctttcattgataatagaatcatacattgaataagatatctccaagaatatctgtaagactaaccctattacaactcagacaagtaactagagtttggaccatacacaaaatccagaTATATTTGAACAGAAAgcaattaaaaattgaaaagatttttgtttaatgacttttgttttgttttaaaattatgTGAACAAGAACATAAAAATCGGGTTTTGAAAGGAATTGACACGAAGTTAACATGAGAATAAAAGTTAATATTACACTTACAACTGCCGTACAATGTGTCACATTCTCTTTAAACCAAATTATAAGCATCATACACGTATGCAAATTATTACAAAAATCTAAGTAATGTATTGAAACTGAATTTTACACTCACAATTTATTACATATATTTATACCGTAGAATGCaagtaaataaaaaagaatttaaaTGTATAGGTCCATACTGATATGAACCTATATTTTTCCTAAGacaaatttcatccctatatcgTATATCACAGAGAAAGATTCAGAACACTAACGTACACTTGCACTAATACGAATGAATGACTGGAtaatattaaatatatttttttattattaaaaaaaatgttgacaATAAATATCAAAGATTGAGGTTACCTAATAAGTGCTTGATTATTTACACAGCCAGTGCATAGAAGATTTTTCAGTACATCACTTGTGTATCGTTGAAATAATAAGTTTTCATATACAATCACCATTCAATGTCAATAATGAACGGCTATATTTTTACGCATGAACTTTCAAAGTGGCTGGTGGCTTTCAATTGAATTGGGTCCTTGGCTTTGATTTGGATAATATTGTTTGGGGTATTGGAAAAAACCCATGTGATGCATTTGAGGAGTATCTTTTTTGTACAGACAAGAAGTAGAGCCGGACATCTTCTTTTTTAATAGGGCAAATTACTGGTTACTCCCTCAACTTTTGAGgtgtcgacagttcagtccctcgtatccTAATTTTAACAAGTAGCTCCTCGGACGTTTAATTCTCGCACAATTTAGTCCTTCCGTTAACTGGCTGTCTGAAGTGGCTGTTATGTGGGTGACGTGGCAACTTGGTTATGCCATGTGGCGCCACCTCAGATATGAGAGAATACCCGTGGCTCATTACGGTAGTCTTCGATCCTAATCTCCCAAAAAACCTTAAACTTCGATATCTTCTATGCTTGCCTTCGTAATCCCACACAACCCAACCCTAAACTTCGATATCTTCTATGCTTGCCTTCATAATCCCACACAACCCATGAGGCTGATGCCATTCAAAATCACAGCCTTTGAAAATTGTAAAACCCCAAACCTTCATCTGATATCAAAGAGTTTTGTGTCAACAATCGGGATTTGAATCTGAGACCAACAGCTAGAGGTCGTGACATGGTGGTTAACGACGTTGATTTGTGGGTTCCAAGAGTTTCAGAAGGGGAAAAAGATGAAATCCCTGATTATGGTAAGTTTTGAGCATTTAGATTTGGTCTTCAGACTTGGAGTGATTGAAAATCGCAGGTTTCTATGGTTTTGGATTTAGGAAAAAGAAATTGGGGATTTTTGAATTCAAGTGTTTCGGGGCTGATTTGAAACTGTATTTGTTGGTTTCAAAAGACTGCAGCTATTTCAAAATGGTTATTGTTATGGTTTCGAGTTCTAaggttttggaaaaaaaaaaattgggggtTTACACTGGTTTATGGGTTTTGAGATGCTGGGTTTGATGATGTTGGCTATTTAATTGCAGTAACTTTGAATTATTGTTGGATCTCGTATGTGCTGGCTTGTAATATTGGTTGGCTTTTAATAATGGTTTGGTTGACGTTGAGATTCTGGGTTTGGCTTCTAATATAATCCTTTTTGTGTAGCTTTTACTTGTGGTCCTAGCATGTTCATACGTTGAGATTACAGGTACTTGAAAATCCTTTATTATGAATGTTCATATGTTGATATATCTAAACTGATTTTAATGTTATGCCTTGGTTAATGATTGCAGCAAAAGATAGGCCTGCAATACATTGGTGCAGAGCATATTTCAACACAGATGGGGATTGTGACATCATGATAAACAACCTGTGTGAGAGTTTTAATAGTTGGATATTGGAGGCAAGGGGTAAACCACCAGTGACCATGTTTGAAGAGTTGAGGGTCAAATTGATGAAGAGAGTTGCAATGAGGAAGGAAAAAATGGAGGCTTATCATGGCAATATCTGTCCAAAGCCAAGGGTGGTTATAGAGAAGAATAAGCTGAGGGCTGGAACAGACTGCATACCAACATTTAATGGAGGTGACATTGCTGAGGTAGAAAacattgacggatccaaaaaTGTGGTTAACTTAACAATGAGGACATGCACTTGCAGGCGGTGGGACTTGTCTGGAATTCCATGCAAGCATGCTATCTCTGCCATTTACTTAAAGAGGCATGATCCAGATGATTATGTGGCAGCATGCTATTTGAAGAAGACCTACATGAGTATCTATAACAACCTCATCCAACCTGTAAATAGCATGGATTTGTGGTCAAGAACTGAAGATCCTGCTATTTTGCCTCCACAATATTCAAGGCAGCCCGGAAGGCCCAAAACAGCAAGAATGAAGGATGCTTCAGAACGGGTTCAGGAAGGTGGTGTTAAACTTGCAAGAGTGCAAAGATCCCTAAGGTGTAGCAATTGTAAGCAAGTAGGTCACAACTTGAAAACATGTCAAAGACATTTACCACCGAAGGAAAAGGCTGCTGTTGTTAATAAGAAGAGGAAGCTTAATACACAAGAAGAACAAACATCTAAAAATCAGGTAACTTGTATTTCAAACTTGAGGCAACTATTGGTTTTTGCTTACATTGAATTGTCATTTACGTACCTTATTGTTTGCTGCAGTCCAAGCAAGGAAAAAAATCACCCATGACCAAAAACGAGTTGAGGCAGAAAGCCAAAGAAAGAGCTGAATATCAAAGGGTAACAATACACTCTCTTCTCTAATGCTTTTGTGTGTACTGCTACTATGGTCTAAAGTATCAAGGGGTAACTTTACTTATAATGCAACGTTGTGTATCTCCAGAAAAAGAAGGCTGCCTTAAAGGCATCAAAGTTGGAAGCAAACAAGTCTACTCCAAAGAGATCAAGGCCTGTACAAGCTGCATCTACCCAGCAAAGTTCAAGGCCTGTACAAGCTGGATCTGCCCCAACAAGTACAAGGTCTGTACAAGGTTCCAATCCATCAACCAAGAAGGCTGCAACACCATCAAGGTCCTCTCAAAGGGTTAGACAAAACTCAGGTAAAGAAGCTGGAAAATAGTTTACGGTAATGGGATTTGATATTAGCTAGCCAAGCAAAACGTTTTAGGCATCCTATTTTTGGGCAACCTTGTGTTGTGTCACTTGGTTGCTAGCTCTAATCTTTTGATAAGATGATTAGAGCTAAATTTAATTCCAAACATATTAGTACTTGAACAATTGCAGGATGTAATGCTCTATATTGTTTGTTTTTGGTAAGTTAGAGCTTTGTTCAATGGCTGGCTAATAATGATGATACAATGTATTTTTTGGTTTAGGGGTTGATTATGAATGTA
This region includes:
- the LOC133723672 gene encoding uncharacterized protein LOC133723672, encoding MINNLCESFNSWILEARGKPPVTMFEELRVKLMKRVAMRKEKMEAYHGNICPKPRVVIEKNKLRAGTDCIPTFNGGDIAEVENIDGSKNVVNLTMRTCTCRRWDLSGIPCKHAISAIYLKRHDPDDYVAACYLKKTYMSIYNNLIQPVNSMDLWSRTEDPAILPPQYSRQPGRPKTARMKDASERVQEGGVKLARVQRSLRCSNCKQVGHNLKTCQRHLPPKEKAAVVNKKRKLNTQEEQTSKNQSKQGKKSPMTKNELRQKAKERAEYQRKKKAALKASKLEANKSTPKRSRPVQAASTQQSSRPVQAGSAPTSTRSVQGSNPSTKKAATPSRSSQRVRQNSGKEAGK
- the LOC133721652 gene encoding NDR1/HIN1-like protein 10, encoding MSEKQGLNGAYYGPSLPPKRESYQSVGHGGGPLGCCCSCIFGLVFKLIFTAIVFMGLAIFVFWIIVKPHRIKFHVTDANLTQFNFSSDSNLHYNLALNLTIRNPNKKFGIYYDRIEARANYEGQRFSTITLTPFYQGHKTTNALNPVFNGQQLLVGSNLQSEYQKQTSAGVYEIEMKLYMGIRFKFGRIKTGKFKPRVECDLKVPFSTNENFATTFETKSCEVDYLN